From one Candidatus Sulfotelmatobacter sp. genomic stretch:
- a CDS encoding S8 family peptidase, producing MKRIVLLILIVLLGSVSLAHAGTASNPKLSPELQNYNGSQQVQVIVQYAPGTQLNCSGLLGLVGCLLNDILKLGGTILGDLPLVNGVVALLDGNGIHNLANQSNVLYISSDRPLAPSLNNAAAAVNAEYAWQSNYTGAGIGVALIDSGVSNNLDLYGGLLSRVVYQQSFVAGDSNPHDLYGHGTHVAGLIAGDGFNSTGFLYNKTFKGIAPGAKIINLRVLDANGASTDSVVIAAINQAISLKSKYNIRVINLSMGRPIYESYTLDPLCQAVEKAWKSGIVVVVAAGNNGRFQQTDGYATVTSPGNDPYAITVGAMKTMGTPTRTDDLIASYSSKGPTVVDAIAKPDLVAPGNLLVSIGAPNSTLYNQYPGNQVPYSYYVNGGNSASSPNYFTLSGTSMAAGVVSGAVADLLQKSPSLTPDQVKARLMLTAYKTFPVSSSTTDPTTGITYTDQYDVFTVGAGYLDVEAALSSTVVAKGTAMSPVTSYDASTGNVYLNDNPTAVWNTSATWANSAVWGSTQFTAGAQSATMTGTNALWGSNALWGSNALWGSNALWGSNALWGSNALWGSNALWGSNALWGSSASAGEQ from the coding sequence ATGAAAAGAATCGTGCTTCTAATCTTGATCGTGCTGCTGGGGTCGGTAAGTCTGGCCCACGCCGGCACCGCCAGCAATCCAAAACTTTCGCCGGAACTGCAAAACTATAACGGCAGCCAGCAGGTCCAGGTGATCGTGCAATACGCACCCGGAACCCAGCTGAATTGCAGCGGGCTCCTCGGATTGGTCGGTTGCCTGCTCAATGACATTCTGAAGCTGGGGGGCACAATCCTCGGCGACTTGCCGCTGGTGAATGGCGTGGTTGCGCTGCTCGACGGCAACGGAATCCACAACCTGGCGAACCAGTCCAACGTGTTATATATCAGCAGCGACCGGCCGCTCGCGCCGTCGCTCAATAACGCCGCCGCCGCCGTAAATGCCGAGTATGCCTGGCAGTCCAATTACACCGGGGCCGGTATTGGCGTGGCCCTGATCGACAGCGGAGTGAGCAATAACCTCGATCTGTATGGCGGGCTGCTTTCGCGAGTGGTGTATCAACAGTCGTTCGTCGCGGGCGATTCGAACCCGCACGACCTTTACGGACACGGCACGCACGTCGCCGGCCTGATCGCTGGCGATGGCTTTAACTCCACCGGCTTTCTCTATAACAAGACCTTCAAAGGGATTGCCCCGGGAGCGAAGATCATCAATCTGCGAGTGCTGGATGCGAACGGCGCGTCCACCGACAGCGTTGTGATCGCCGCCATCAACCAGGCAATTTCTCTGAAATCGAAGTACAACATTCGCGTCATCAATCTGTCGATGGGCCGTCCTATCTACGAATCGTATACGCTCGATCCGCTGTGCCAGGCAGTGGAGAAGGCTTGGAAGAGTGGAATCGTCGTAGTCGTGGCCGCGGGCAACAATGGCCGCTTTCAGCAGACCGATGGCTATGCCACGGTTACCTCGCCCGGCAATGATCCTTACGCGATCACCGTGGGCGCGATGAAGACGATGGGAACGCCAACGCGAACCGACGACCTGATCGCCAGCTACAGTTCCAAAGGCCCGACGGTTGTGGATGCAATCGCCAAGCCCGACCTGGTCGCGCCGGGTAATTTGTTGGTCTCAATCGGGGCTCCGAATTCGACGCTCTATAACCAATATCCCGGCAATCAAGTGCCCTACAGCTATTACGTGAACGGCGGAAACAGTGCATCGTCGCCCAATTACTTCACTCTGAGCGGCACCAGCATGGCCGCGGGCGTAGTCAGCGGAGCGGTCGCGGACCTTCTTCAGAAAAGTCCCAGCCTTACTCCCGATCAGGTGAAGGCGCGGCTGATGTTGACGGCCTATAAGACGTTTCCGGTTTCCAGCAGCACCACAGATCCGACCACCGGCATCACCTACACCGACCAGTATGACGTGTTCACGGTGGGCGCCGGCTACCTCGACGTGGAAGCCGCGCTCAGCAGCACGGTAGTAGCGAAGGGAACCGCAATGTCGCCGGTAACGTCGTATGACGCGAGCACCGGCAACGTCTATCTCAACGACAACCCGACTGCCGTCTGGAATACATCCGCGACCTGGGCGAACTCGGCGGTGTGGGGATCGACGCAGTTCACCGCCGGTGCGCAGTCGGCGACCATGACCGGCACCAACGCCTTATGGGGCAGCAATGCCTTGTGGGGGTCCAATGCGCTCTGGGGATCGAACGCACTCTGGGGCAGCAACGCGCTGTGGGGAAGTAACGCCCTCTGGGGAAGCAACGCGTTGTGGGGCAGCAATGCTCTCTGGGGTAGCAGCGCCTCAGCCGGCGAACAGTAG
- a CDS encoding BlaI/MecI/CopY family transcriptional regulator, with the protein MKPTPDKPTASELEILRVLWTRGPSTVREVHEALSEKRELGYTTVLKLLQIMTTKGTVRRNETQRAHVYEACLPAEQTKRQLAGDMLQRVFEGSASQLMMHALAGSKASQEEIKELRHLLDEYELGEYERKRR; encoded by the coding sequence ATGAAGCCGACTCCCGATAAACCCACCGCTTCCGAGCTGGAAATCCTTCGCGTGTTGTGGACCCGCGGGCCTTCTACGGTGCGCGAAGTGCATGAAGCTTTGAGCGAGAAAAGGGAACTGGGATACACCACGGTGCTGAAGCTTCTGCAAATCATGACGACAAAAGGCACGGTCCGGCGAAACGAAACCCAGCGCGCGCATGTCTATGAAGCATGCCTGCCGGCGGAGCAGACCAAACGTCAGCTTGCCGGGGACATGTTGCAGCGCGTCTTCGAGGGTTCGGCAAGCCAGCTCATGATGCATGCGCTGGCGGGAAGTAAGGCCTCGCAGGAAGAGATCAAAGAGCTGCGGCATTTGCTGGATGAGTATGAGCTTGGTGAATACGAAAGGAAGCGAAGATGA
- a CDS encoding M56 family metallopeptidase codes for MITPAMATATTSALTNWLSPAAMQALGWALLHFLWQGTALAALAAVLMASCQRASARYVAGVSALALMLLAPVATFFFYAQHSAVAERRLRPTWPIVAANGPIALSHNGSSSGAFSNDAASPWRAYDVLPYLVESWLLGVALFSLRSAGGFFLLERKRRKQSLLVSERVLEICYTLQDRLGLRRAIDYCECKWLQAPAVVGWFRPVVFLPVTALSGLSEDQLQAVIAHELAHIQRLDPFLNVFQVCVETLLFYHPAVWWLNKRIRAEREHCCDDVAVALCGNALEYARALTLMEEWRSAPALAMAANRGPLTERVVRVLGLKTLGAGMRGIGAIGGILCLTAALVAGTALLGMAHPPSARAAMIGQAQAVSAASSPGVAASKPAHRQSDAQAAARATAASPSTPVSASSYIDGMKAAGLGDLTVDQLIALKIQDVTPEYVRELKQEGLQPDANRLIGMRVQGITPEYVRQLHASGLKPDEEQLIGLKVQGVDGEYYRGLKEAGLDPDIDQLIGLKVQGVTPEYVQELRAAGLAVTADKVIGLKVQDVSPEYLKGLHAQGLQPNADEAIAMRVQDVTPEYVRGIQALGLKPSVDELIGMKVQDVSPEYIKALQAAGFKVGVNEIIGAKVQDVTPEFIERARQHGFKDLTLQKLIQLRQLGILDSKADL; via the coding sequence ATGATTACACCGGCGATGGCTACAGCGACGACCAGCGCTCTGACGAATTGGCTTTCCCCGGCGGCAATGCAGGCCCTGGGATGGGCGCTGCTGCACTTCCTGTGGCAGGGAACTGCTCTGGCCGCGCTGGCCGCGGTATTGATGGCATCGTGCCAGCGGGCATCGGCGCGCTATGTGGCGGGCGTGAGTGCGTTGGCGCTGATGTTGCTGGCTCCGGTGGCCACTTTCTTTTTCTACGCACAGCATTCCGCCGTTGCAGAAAGGCGTCTCCGCCCCACCTGGCCAATCGTGGCGGCGAATGGCCCGATTGCCTTGTCGCACAACGGATCGTCGAGCGGCGCATTTTCTAACGACGCAGCATCGCCCTGGCGTGCATACGACGTGCTGCCGTACCTGGTCGAGAGCTGGCTGCTGGGCGTGGCTCTCTTCAGCCTGCGTTCCGCGGGCGGATTCTTTCTGCTCGAGCGCAAACGGCGCAAGCAGTCTTTACTGGTAAGCGAACGCGTGCTTGAGATTTGCTACACGCTTCAGGATCGACTCGGATTGCGGCGAGCGATTGACTACTGCGAATGCAAGTGGTTGCAGGCTCCCGCGGTCGTTGGATGGTTCCGGCCGGTCGTCTTTCTGCCGGTGACTGCGCTCTCCGGGCTTTCGGAAGATCAACTCCAGGCGGTGATCGCTCACGAACTGGCGCACATTCAACGCCTCGATCCTTTCTTGAATGTCTTCCAGGTTTGCGTGGAGACGCTGCTCTTTTACCATCCTGCGGTCTGGTGGCTGAATAAGCGGATTCGCGCGGAACGCGAGCACTGCTGCGACGATGTGGCGGTCGCCCTATGCGGCAACGCCCTGGAATACGCGCGGGCGCTTACGCTGATGGAAGAGTGGCGCAGCGCACCCGCACTTGCGATGGCGGCGAACCGCGGTCCGCTCACCGAGCGCGTCGTGCGCGTCCTCGGTTTGAAAACGCTAGGCGCTGGAATGCGCGGCATTGGCGCGATCGGCGGCATACTCTGTTTGACTGCGGCGCTGGTTGCCGGCACTGCACTGTTGGGGATGGCGCATCCGCCGTCGGCTCGGGCTGCCATGATCGGGCAAGCCCAGGCTGTCTCCGCGGCCAGTTCGCCAGGCGTAGCAGCTTCGAAGCCAGCGCACCGCCAGAGCGACGCGCAGGCAGCGGCGAGAGCAACAGCGGCGTCGCCTTCAACGCCGGTATCGGCGTCCTCTTACATCGACGGCATGAAAGCCGCGGGCCTCGGCGATCTCACCGTCGACCAGTTAATCGCTCTGAAGATTCAGGACGTAACGCCGGAATATGTTCGGGAGTTGAAGCAAGAAGGCCTGCAGCCCGATGCGAATCGCCTGATCGGGATGCGCGTGCAGGGCATCACGCCGGAATATGTCCGCCAGTTGCACGCATCGGGTCTGAAGCCCGACGAGGAGCAGTTAATCGGCCTGAAAGTGCAGGGCGTCGACGGCGAATATTATCGCGGCCTGAAAGAGGCGGGATTGGATCCCGACATCGACCAACTCATCGGCCTGAAAGTGCAGGGCGTGACTCCAGAATATGTTCAGGAACTTCGAGCCGCAGGTCTTGCCGTCACCGCCGACAAAGTAATCGGCCTGAAGGTGCAGGATGTGTCTCCAGAATATTTGAAGGGCCTGCATGCGCAAGGCTTGCAGCCGAACGCCGACGAAGCGATCGCCATGCGGGTGCAAGATGTCACTCCCGAATATGTACGCGGGATTCAGGCCCTCGGCCTGAAACCGTCAGTCGACGAACTGATCGGCATGAAGGTGCAGGACGTAAGTCCCGAATACATCAAGGCGTTGCAGGCCGCGGGATTCAAGGTCGGCGTCAATGAGATTATCGGCGCCAAGGTGCAGGATGTCACGCCCGAGTTCATCGAGCGCGCCAGGCAGCACGGCTTCAAAGATCTGACGCTGCAAAAACTGATTCAACTGCGGCAGTTGGGAATTCTGGATTCCAAGGCCGACCTATAA
- a CDS encoding DUF732 domain-containing protein, with translation MRMRRTLAYLVFACCVVLFVIKNRAAELRNETRNDAQAEVRSGDWTLSKSDEPGKVEFSLIEHHHGGTSSHQSDWPANSFQGVDFSKSGRQDVHFTITRDAGKIECEGFLNDGEGAGLFHFHPDPNFPREMQALGFPVDEEKQYGMAVMDVTLDFAREIKNEHLSNLDTDKLIAFRIFKVDSAFIQALRAEGLTISDSDKLVAFRIHGVTPQMIHSLHQAGYSPDEDTLIAMRIHGATPEWMEQLKKVGYDHIELEKLIAFRIHGVSPEFIAKVQGLGFAHPDPDELIAMRIHNVTPEYIADMRSRGIHDLSIDKLVSMRIHGID, from the coding sequence ATGAGAATGCGCCGAACCCTTGCTTACCTGGTCTTTGCGTGCTGCGTAGTTCTGTTCGTCATCAAGAATCGCGCCGCAGAGTTGCGAAATGAAACGCGAAACGACGCGCAAGCTGAAGTGCGCAGCGGCGATTGGACGCTCAGCAAATCCGACGAACCCGGCAAAGTCGAATTCTCGCTGATCGAACATCATCATGGCGGAACTTCCAGCCATCAATCCGATTGGCCGGCGAATTCGTTTCAAGGCGTCGACTTCTCAAAATCTGGACGCCAGGACGTTCACTTCACCATCACGCGCGATGCGGGAAAAATTGAGTGCGAAGGGTTTCTGAACGATGGCGAGGGCGCAGGACTATTTCATTTTCATCCCGATCCGAATTTTCCGCGGGAGATGCAGGCGCTCGGGTTCCCGGTCGATGAAGAGAAGCAATACGGCATGGCGGTGATGGATGTAACCCTCGACTTCGCCCGAGAGATCAAGAACGAGCATCTCAGCAATCTCGACACCGACAAGCTGATTGCGTTCCGCATCTTCAAAGTGGACTCAGCTTTTATTCAGGCTCTGCGGGCGGAGGGATTGACGATTTCCGACAGCGATAAGCTAGTAGCGTTTCGCATTCATGGCGTAACGCCGCAGATGATTCATAGCCTGCATCAGGCGGGTTACTCGCCGGATGAAGACACGCTGATTGCGATGCGCATTCATGGCGCGACTCCGGAATGGATGGAACAGTTGAAGAAGGTCGGATACGATCACATCGAGTTGGAGAAGCTGATTGCCTTTCGGATTCATGGCGTTTCGCCGGAGTTCATCGCCAAGGTGCAGGGACTCGGCTTTGCGCATCCCGATCCGGACGAACTGATCGCGATGCGAATCCACAATGTAACGCCGGAATACATCGCCGACATGCGCTCGCGCGGAATTCACGACTTGAGCATCGACAAGCTGGTCAGCATGAGGATCCACGGCATCGACTAG
- a CDS encoding DUF481 domain-containing protein produces the protein MLRTFRLFQLFSLLGVLSLSSALFADQVTLKNGDRLTGTVVKSDGKTLVLHTDAAGDVTLKFDTIQEIKTEQELHVSLKGGKTAVGPVTTTDGKIEIVTKTSGTVEAAKDDVTEIRNDAEQTAYDKSLHPGLMHGWQGGANVGFSVARGNSETENLAIGFNAVHPTLNDKITLYANSIDTQNNLATPSTVANLVQGGLRYDHNVSDRLFVFGAGDFMSNALQYLDLRQVYTGGFGYHAIKSDATVLNILGGLNYTHETYSNGAEILPATNPPTFASYGVTNRFAALTLGQELNQKLGKSTVITENFYYYPDLQDTSDYRTTFNFGTVTKISKWLGWQNQFGDIYVSNPPTGAKSNDLIFTTGLNVAFTH, from the coding sequence GTGTTGCGCACATTTCGATTATTTCAATTATTCTCGCTGCTCGGCGTGCTGTCGTTGTCATCCGCTCTGTTCGCCGACCAGGTCACGCTGAAGAATGGCGACCGGCTTACGGGCACGGTCGTGAAGTCCGACGGCAAAACGCTGGTCCTGCACACGGATGCCGCTGGAGACGTCACTCTCAAGTTCGACACGATTCAGGAGATCAAGACCGAGCAGGAATTGCACGTCAGCCTGAAAGGTGGCAAGACCGCGGTCGGCCCCGTCACGACCACCGATGGCAAGATTGAGATCGTCACCAAAACCTCCGGCACCGTCGAAGCGGCCAAAGACGATGTGACCGAAATCCGCAACGACGCCGAACAGACCGCCTACGACAAGTCGCTGCATCCGGGACTGATGCATGGTTGGCAGGGCGGCGCGAACGTAGGATTTTCCGTGGCCCGCGGCAATAGCGAGACCGAAAATCTTGCCATCGGATTCAATGCCGTCCATCCGACGCTGAACGACAAGATCACGCTGTACGCGAATTCGATCGACACCCAGAATAATCTTGCCACGCCCAGCACGGTTGCGAACCTGGTTCAGGGCGGCCTTCGTTATGACCATAACGTGAGCGATCGCCTGTTCGTCTTCGGGGCCGGCGACTTCATGAGCAACGCGCTCCAGTACCTCGATCTGCGCCAGGTCTACACCGGCGGCTTCGGCTACCACGCCATCAAGTCCGACGCGACGGTGTTAAATATTCTCGGCGGCCTCAACTACACCCATGAAACTTATTCGAATGGGGCAGAGATCTTACCGGCGACGAATCCGCCCACCTTCGCCTCTTATGGGGTGACCAACCGGTTCGCGGCTCTCACTCTGGGCCAAGAACTGAACCAGAAACTCGGCAAGAGCACGGTCATCACCGAGAACTTTTATTACTATCCGGATCTCCAGGACACCAGCGATTACCGCACGACCTTCAACTTCGGCACCGTCACAAAAATCAGCAAATGGCTGGGCTGGCAAAATCAGTTCGGCGACATTTATGTCTCCAACCCGCCGACTGGCGCAAAGAGTAACGACCTGATCTTCACCACTGGACTGAACGTCGCGTTCACGCACTAA
- a CDS encoding twin-arginine translocase TatA/TatE family subunit — MGELFQPTHLLLIAIVALILFGPKRLPELGKGLGEAIRGLKDGMKEQPPVQPPADQSKNTEHKS; from the coding sequence GTGGGAGAGCTTTTCCAACCAACACATTTGTTGCTCATCGCGATCGTTGCCCTGATCCTGTTCGGACCCAAAAGGTTACCGGAGTTGGGCAAGGGCTTGGGCGAGGCGATCCGAGGCCTGAAAGACGGGATGAAGGAACAACCCCCGGTCCAGCCTCCAGCCGATCAGAGCAAGAATACCGAGCATAAGAGCTAG
- a CDS encoding tetratricopeptide repeat protein: MRIQAFIYLFLFSLAAAAAAQSTDAQRTDPKPLTSMQVTAWLVGGVPGGRLAGLVAQHGLATLPTQSELRQMESAGATQPLMRALSSGNAMSAMVGPAIPDGLVKAAVEARKQQFKEAEDDLHKVVAGDAQNSALHFALGVMLRQQERWDEAFDELAEATRLMPEFPENHGALAYLFYRLDDGPNAIAEARTALSLDPKNAEAYQFLGLGLYSNGQYGAAVHAYEESLARNPGDDRGNADTYYDMGIALHADGNLPGAIAAYERALRLRPEFWEAHANLGLILHEQGNLKQAVTEYREAKKLAPGEASIRNNLGNTYCDQGKFESAIEEMNALYREHPEWQQGHACLASAYMAKRKYDAAVDELRLALQLNPTGSAEHRALGQALLLDNKPEEALRELRLAVSLNPDSEAAHHLLGTVLYQRQELQAAEKEFREALRLNASADNHYSLAACLMTLDRYDEALSELEVAARLDPERQLYRARREELLKLMKEPKSR; the protein is encoded by the coding sequence GTGAGAATCCAGGCGTTCATATATCTATTTCTGTTCAGTTTGGCGGCTGCCGCCGCGGCACAATCCACGGATGCGCAACGGACCGATCCAAAACCGTTGACCAGCATGCAGGTTACCGCCTGGCTGGTGGGCGGAGTTCCAGGCGGCCGGCTGGCCGGGCTGGTTGCGCAGCATGGTTTGGCAACGCTGCCCACGCAGAGCGAACTTCGGCAGATGGAGTCTGCGGGCGCCACTCAGCCGTTGATGCGGGCGTTAAGCTCGGGGAACGCCATGTCCGCGATGGTGGGTCCTGCAATTCCAGATGGGTTGGTGAAGGCCGCGGTGGAAGCCCGCAAACAACAGTTCAAAGAAGCGGAAGACGATTTGCATAAGGTGGTTGCCGGTGACGCGCAGAATTCCGCTTTGCATTTTGCGCTGGGCGTAATGTTGCGCCAGCAGGAAAGATGGGACGAGGCCTTCGACGAACTGGCGGAGGCGACGCGGCTGATGCCGGAGTTTCCAGAGAATCACGGCGCGCTGGCCTATCTTTTCTACCGCCTGGACGATGGCCCCAATGCGATCGCCGAGGCGCGCACGGCGCTCAGTCTCGATCCGAAGAATGCAGAGGCCTATCAGTTTCTGGGGCTGGGGTTGTACTCGAACGGCCAGTATGGGGCCGCGGTGCATGCCTACGAAGAGTCGCTGGCCCGCAACCCAGGCGACGATCGCGGCAATGCTGACACCTATTACGACATGGGTATTGCGTTGCACGCCGATGGAAACCTGCCCGGCGCCATTGCGGCCTACGAGCGGGCCCTTCGGTTGCGCCCCGAGTTCTGGGAGGCTCACGCGAACCTGGGGTTGATTCTGCATGAACAGGGAAATCTGAAACAGGCAGTGACCGAGTATCGCGAGGCCAAGAAGCTGGCGCCGGGCGAGGCCTCGATCCGCAACAATCTGGGCAATACGTATTGCGATCAGGGAAAATTCGAGTCGGCCATAGAGGAAATGAATGCGTTGTACCGGGAACATCCGGAATGGCAGCAGGGGCATGCTTGCCTGGCCAGCGCGTACATGGCGAAAAGGAAGTATGACGCGGCGGTGGATGAACTTCGGTTGGCGCTGCAACTGAATCCGACGGGATCGGCGGAGCACCGCGCCCTGGGGCAGGCGCTGCTGCTCGATAACAAGCCGGAAGAGGCGCTGCGCGAGCTGCGGCTGGCGGTTTCGCTGAATCCAGACTCGGAGGCGGCGCACCATCTGCTGGGAACTGTGCTCTATCAACGGCAAGAATTGCAGGCGGCGGAAAAGGAATTTCGCGAGGCGCTGCGGCTGAATGCCTCGGCGGACAACCACTATTCGCTGGCTGCCTGCCTGATGACCCTGGATCGATATGACGAAGCGCTGTCGGAACTGGAGGTTGCGGCGCGACTCGACCCCGAGCGCCAACTCTACCGCGCGCGACGCGAAGAGCTGCTCAAGCTCATGAAAGAACCGAAATCGCGTTAA
- a CDS encoding arginine deiminase family protein — protein MVGTLQRVLVCSPRTAGWNQPERAARWRDLGFHRAPDFAPAQAQHDALCRELENTGAEVIEAPPAPDLSLDAVYTHDASLATDFGIIVMRPGKANRIAEGRNHGSFCTLLGIPALAKIVAPGTTEAGDILWFDSKTLLIGCGYRTNPAGIAQMRDLLAPKGVEVLSAPLPYGSGPSACLHLMSLISLLDQYTALVDLPWLAVETVELLKSRGFQFLPIDDSERDTLACNVLALGGKRLLALEENQKTNARLRQAGFDVRTFPGSELCVNGSGGPTCLTRPLLRG, from the coding sequence ATGGTTGGCACACTCCAGCGCGTGCTGGTCTGCTCTCCTCGCACCGCTGGCTGGAACCAGCCTGAGCGGGCCGCTCGCTGGCGCGACCTCGGCTTCCACCGCGCGCCCGATTTCGCTCCGGCTCAGGCGCAGCATGACGCCCTGTGCCGCGAACTCGAAAACACTGGCGCGGAGGTGATCGAAGCCCCTCCCGCGCCCGATCTCTCGCTCGACGCCGTTTACACCCACGACGCATCTCTCGCCACCGACTTCGGCATCATCGTCATGCGCCCCGGCAAGGCCAATCGCATCGCCGAAGGCCGCAATCACGGTTCGTTCTGCACGCTTCTCGGCATTCCGGCCTTGGCGAAGATCGTCGCCCCCGGAACCACCGAAGCCGGAGACATTCTCTGGTTCGATTCGAAAACCTTGCTGATCGGCTGTGGCTACCGCACCAATCCCGCCGGCATCGCGCAAATGCGCGACCTGCTCGCCCCGAAGGGCGTGGAAGTTCTCTCCGCGCCGCTTCCCTACGGCTCCGGACCCTCCGCCTGTCTGCACCTGATGTCGCTCATCAGCCTGCTCGACCAATACACTGCCCTCGTCGATCTCCCCTGGCTCGCTGTCGAGACCGTCGAACTCCTCAAGTCGCGCGGATTCCAGTTCCTCCCCATCGACGACTCTGAACGCGACACGCTCGCCTGCAACGTCCTCGCCCTCGGCGGCAAGCGCTTGCTGGCCCTCGAGGAAAATCAGAAGACCAACGCCCGCCTCCGCCAAGCCGGCTTCGACGTCCGCACCTTCCCCGGCAGCGAACTCTGCGTCAACGGCAGCGGCGGCCCCACCTGCCTTACCCGCCCTTTGTTGCGCGGGTAA
- the pqqB gene encoding pyrroloquinoline quinone biosynthesis protein PqqB: MRVKILGSAAGGGFPQWNCACPNCLAVRAGTFPGKARSQTQVAVSGNDRSWFLLGASPDLRAQIEATPELHPRERHPGKIEGARSVRQSPIAGAVLANADVDHVLGLLLLRELQPLRVHATSSIRRILTEDNSMFAMLRRIPGQLTWSDFTPRTSFALGKDSGLRGRALSLGTHYPAYVSAQRQSQLAAGEASLGLIIDSNPDSNADSKVESPSVKRLAYMPAVPQIDDTLLEEFESADVLLFDGTFWSDDELIRIQGSGQSALQMGHVPVSSAEGSISRLAELRRPRKIFVHINNTNPMLNQAGPEYRQVRESGWEIAEDGCEIEL; the protein is encoded by the coding sequence ATGCGCGTGAAGATACTTGGCTCCGCTGCCGGCGGAGGATTTCCGCAGTGGAATTGTGCCTGCCCCAACTGCCTCGCGGTCCGGGCCGGAACCTTTCCCGGCAAAGCGCGCAGCCAGACTCAAGTGGCCGTTAGTGGCAACGACCGCTCATGGTTTCTGCTCGGCGCGTCTCCTGATCTGAGGGCGCAAATCGAAGCCACTCCGGAACTGCATCCCCGGGAACGTCATCCTGGGAAGATCGAGGGCGCGCGCAGCGTTCGTCAATCGCCGATCGCCGGCGCTGTGCTCGCCAATGCGGACGTCGACCACGTGCTGGGCCTTTTGCTGCTGCGGGAGTTGCAGCCGCTGCGGGTGCACGCGACCAGCTCGATCCGCCGCATTCTTACCGAAGACAATTCCATGTTCGCCATGCTGCGGCGCATACCTGGACAACTGACGTGGTCCGACTTCACTCCTCGGACATCGTTTGCTCTGGGCAAAGATTCCGGGCTGCGCGGCCGCGCGCTTTCGTTGGGCACCCACTATCCGGCGTACGTTTCAGCGCAGCGGCAATCGCAACTCGCGGCGGGAGAAGCGTCGTTGGGCCTGATCATTGATTCGAATCCCGATTCGAATGCCGATTCGAAAGTCGAATCGCCATCAGTCAAGCGGCTTGCCTACATGCCGGCCGTTCCTCAGATCGACGACACGCTGCTCGAAGAGTTCGAATCGGCCGACGTGCTGCTATTCGACGGCACGTTCTGGAGCGACGATGAGCTAATCCGGATTCAAGGGTCGGGACAATCCGCCTTACAGATGGGACATGTTCCGGTTTCGTCCGCGGAAGGCAGCATCAGCCGGTTGGCTGAGCTGCGGCGTCCACGTAAAATCTTTGTACATATCAACAACACAAATCCCATGCTGAACCAGGCCGGGCCGGAATACCGGCAGGTGCGCGAGAGTGGCTGGGAGATCGCGGAGGATGGATGCGAGATCGAACTATAA
- the pqqC gene encoding pyrroloquinoline-quinone synthase PqqC gives MRDRTINDRLINDRPINDRPVDDRTADASAADAGLLSFDGLRAHLRAVGEERYHHQHPFHLMMHEGRLNRGQLQAWALNRYYYQSMIPIKDSIILSRGPDPVFRRAWRKRVVDHDGDATSEGGIKRWLKLAEAAGLDAQQVRAGKGILPATRFAVNEYLNIVRSRSLLEAVASSLTELFSRDLITLRMEKLRQHYPWLSGGLAYFEARLTQAPEDAKFAVNYVYENAKTRAEQELAIQALRDKCDILWAQLDALHFAYVQPGWPPPGAFMIEGN, from the coding sequence ATGCGAGATCGAACTATAAACGATCGACTTATAAACGATCGGCCTATAAACGATCGACCGGTAGACGATCGAACCGCGGATGCAAGCGCGGCCGACGCGGGCCTTCTTTCCTTCGATGGACTGCGCGCGCACTTGCGGGCCGTGGGCGAGGAACGCTATCACCACCAGCATCCGTTCCATCTGATGATGCACGAAGGCCGGCTGAACCGCGGACAGCTCCAGGCCTGGGCGTTGAACCGGTATTACTACCAGAGCATGATTCCGATCAAGGATTCGATTATTCTGTCGCGCGGGCCCGATCCGGTGTTCCGGCGCGCCTGGCGAAAGCGCGTGGTCGACCACGACGGCGATGCGACCAGCGAGGGCGGCATTAAGCGCTGGCTGAAACTGGCCGAAGCCGCGGGGCTGGACGCGCAGCAAGTACGGGCGGGGAAAGGCATCTTGCCCGCTACGCGCTTCGCGGTGAACGAATATCTGAATATTGTGCGCAGCCGTTCGTTGCTGGAAGCAGTGGCGTCATCGTTGACGGAGTTGTTTTCGCGCGACCTGATCACGCTGCGGATGGAGAAACTGCGACAGCATTACCCATGGCTGTCGGGCGGGCTGGCTTATTTCGAGGCGCGGTTGACGCAGGCGCCAGAGGATGCGAAGTTCGCCGTCAACTACGTTTACGAGAATGCGAAGACGCGAGCCGAGCAGGAGTTGGCGATTCAGGCGCTGCGCGACAAGTGCGACATTCTTTGGGCGCAGCTCGACGCGCTTCATTTCGCGTACGTGCAGCCCGGTTGGCCACCGCCCGGGGCGTTCATGATTGAGGGCAACTAG